Proteins encoded by one window of Lathyrus oleraceus cultivar Zhongwan6 chromosome 1, CAAS_Psat_ZW6_1.0, whole genome shotgun sequence:
- the LOC127131995 gene encoding uncharacterized protein LOC127131995 isoform X2 produces the protein MEEEEESAPAAMVKLGSYGGSVMLVVPGEESAAEETMLLWGILQPTLSKPNAFVAQSSLQLCLDSCGHSLSILQSPSSLGTPGVTGSVMWDSGVMLGKFLEHSVDSGLLVLQGKKIVELGSGCGLVGCIAALLGGEVVLTDLPDRLRLLRKNIETNMKHISLRGSITATELTWGDDPDPELIVPTPDYILGSDVVYSEGAVVDLLETLAQLSGPNTTIFLAGELRNDVVF, from the exons ATGGAGGAGGAAGAAGAGAGTGCACCGGCGGCAATGGTGAAGTTGGGTTCATACGGTGGTTCGGTCATGTTGGTTGTTCCCGGGGAGGAATCAGCTGCTGAAGAGACCATGCTTCTTTGGGGTATTCTTCAGCCTACTCTTTCCAAACCTAATGCTTTTGTTGCTCAATCTTCCTTGCAGCTCTGCCTCGACTCCTGCGGTCACTCTCTCTCCATTCTTCAATCACCTTCTTCCTTG GGCACACCTGGAGTAACTGGATCAGTGATGTGGGACAGTGGAGTTATGCTGGGCAAGTTTCTAGAACATTCTGTTGACTCTGGATTGCTTGTTCTTCAAGGCAAGAAGATTGTTGAATTGGGATCTGGTTGCGGTTTGGTTGG TTGTATTGCAGCTCTTTTGGGTGGTGAAGTCGTTCTTACTGATCTGCCTGATAGACTGAGGCTACTCAGAAAGAACATTGAAACCAATATGAAACATATCTCTCTGCGCGGTTCTATAACAGCAACTGAACTCACATGGGGAGATGATCCTGATCCAGAACTCATAGTTCCCACACCTGATTACA TACTAGGATCTGACGTGGTGTACAGTGAAGGTGCTGTTGTGGATCTGCTAGAAACACTTGCTCAGCTCTCGGGACCTAACACAACAATATTTTTGGCCGGGGAACTTAGAAATG ATGTTGTTTTCTGA
- the LOC127131995 gene encoding uncharacterized protein LOC127131995 isoform X1, whose protein sequence is MEEEEESAPAAMVKLGSYGGSVMLVVPGEESAAEETMLLWGILQPTLSKPNAFVAQSSLQLCLDSCGHSLSILQSPSSLGTPGVTGSVMWDSGVMLGKFLEHSVDSGLLVLQGKKIVELGSGCGLVGCIAALLGGEVVLTDLPDRLRLLRKNIETNMKHISLRGSITATELTWGDDPDPELIVPTPDYILGSDVVYSEGAVVDLLETLAQLSGPNTTIFLAGELRNDAILEYFLEAAMNDFTIGRVDQTLWHPDYRSNRVVLYVLVKK, encoded by the exons ATGGAGGAGGAAGAAGAGAGTGCACCGGCGGCAATGGTGAAGTTGGGTTCATACGGTGGTTCGGTCATGTTGGTTGTTCCCGGGGAGGAATCAGCTGCTGAAGAGACCATGCTTCTTTGGGGTATTCTTCAGCCTACTCTTTCCAAACCTAATGCTTTTGTTGCTCAATCTTCCTTGCAGCTCTGCCTCGACTCCTGCGGTCACTCTCTCTCCATTCTTCAATCACCTTCTTCCTTG GGCACACCTGGAGTAACTGGATCAGTGATGTGGGACAGTGGAGTTATGCTGGGCAAGTTTCTAGAACATTCTGTTGACTCTGGATTGCTTGTTCTTCAAGGCAAGAAGATTGTTGAATTGGGATCTGGTTGCGGTTTGGTTGG TTGTATTGCAGCTCTTTTGGGTGGTGAAGTCGTTCTTACTGATCTGCCTGATAGACTGAGGCTACTCAGAAAGAACATTGAAACCAATATGAAACATATCTCTCTGCGCGGTTCTATAACAGCAACTGAACTCACATGGGGAGATGATCCTGATCCAGAACTCATAGTTCCCACACCTGATTACA TACTAGGATCTGACGTGGTGTACAGTGAAGGTGCTGTTGTGGATCTGCTAGAAACACTTGCTCAGCTCTCGGGACCTAACACAACAATATTTTTGGCCGGGGAACTTAGAAATG ATGCAATTCTTGAGTACTTCTTAGAAGCTGCAATGAACGATTTCACGATCGGTCGAGTGGATCAAACTCTATGGCATCCTGATTATCGCAGCAATCGCGTTGTTCTATATGTTCTAGTTAAGAAATGA
- the LOC127132009 gene encoding alcohol dehydrogenase-like 6 → MAAASTPRVITCKAAVAWGAGEPLVLEDVDVSPPQPFEIRIKVVSTSLCRSDLSAWESHAIFPRIFGHEASGVVESVGLGVTEFQEGDHVLTVFIGECMSCKPCKSGKSNICQALGLERKGLMHSDQKTRFSIKGKPVYHYCGVSSFSEYTVVHSGCAVKVSPHVPLDKICLLSCGVAAGLGAAWNVADVTKGSTVVIFGLGTVGLSVAQGAKLRGASRIIGVDNNPQKCENAQSFGVTEVVDPNSYREPIAQVIKRITDGGADFCFECVGDTDMITTALQSCCDGSGLTVTLGVPKVKPEMSAHYGLFLTGRTLKGSLFGGWKPKTDLPSLVEKYMNKEIEIDDYITHNLAFDDINKAFNLMKEGKCLRCVIHMP, encoded by the exons ATGGCAGCAGCATCAACTCCTAGAGTCATAACCTGCAAAG CTGCAGTAGCATGGGGAGCTGGAGAGCCATTGGTACTGGAGGATGTGGATGTCAGTCCTCCCCAACCATTCGAGATTAGGATTAAGGTTGTCTCAACTTCTCTTTGTCGCAGTGATCTTTCTGCTTGGGAATCCCAT GCTATATTTCCTCGCATATTTGGCCATGAAGCATCTGG GGTTGTTGAGAGTGTTGGGCTCGGAGTGACTGAATTCCAAGAAGGGGACCATGTGCTAACGGTTTTCATCGGAGAATGCATGTCATGCAAGCCGTGCAAATCAGGAAAAAGTAATATTTGTCAAGCTTTGGGATTGGAAAGAAAGGGCTTAATGCATAGTGATCAAAAGACAAGATTCTCAATAAAAGGGAAGCCTGTTTATCATTATTGCGGTGTTTCAAGTTTTAGCGAATACACAGTTGTCCATTCTGGATGTGCAGTGAAAGTTAGTCCTCATGTACCTCTCGACAAAATATGCCTTCTAAGCTGTGGCGTCGCTGCAG GTCTGGGCGCAGCATGGAATGTTGCCGATGTGACAAAAGGATCAACAGTTGTTATATTCGGTCTCGGAACTGTTGGCCTTTCT GTTGCTCAAGGTGCTAAACTAAGAGGTGCATCTAGAATAATCGGTGTTGACAACAATCCGCAGAAGTGTGAAAATG CTCAATCTTTTGGGGTTACAGAAGTTGTTGATCCGAATTCGTACAGAGAACCTATCGCGCAG GTTATTAAGCGCATTACTGATGGTGGAGCCGATTTCTGTTTCGAATGTGTCGGGGACACTGATATGATAACAACTGCATTGCAATCATGTTGTGAT GGATCGGGTTTGACTGTAACACTCGGTGTGCCGAAGGTGAAGCCTGAGATGTCGGCTCATTATGGACTATTCTTGACAGGAAGAACATTAAAAGGATCTCTATTTGGAGGATGGAAACCTAAAACCGATCTTCCTTCACTAGTAGAAAAATATATGAACAAG GAAATTGAGATTGATGACTACATAACACACAATTTGGCATTTGATGACATTAACAAAGCTTTCAACCTCATGAAAGAAGGAAAGTGTCTTCGTTGTGTTATCCACATGCCATGA